In Thiohalorhabdus sp. Cl-TMA, the following are encoded in one genomic region:
- a CDS encoding mannose-1-phosphate guanylyltransferase/mannose-6-phosphate isomerase yields MNTKEVHSIVPVLLSGGSGTRLWPLSRSQFPKQFLPLAGERTMLQETMERVAGVAGISAPIPVCNEAHRFLVADQLREMGWGDNPILLEPEGKNTAPAIALAALEAERLDSSILLLVLPADHVVDEPEFLQEAITVGREPAEQGSLVTFGIVPNAPETGFGYIRTQESPEGQLEPLAVAEFVEKPDRGRAETFVESGDYFWNSGMFLFRADTYLSELGRHAPEILGACRQAFESAERDMDFVRVNAEAFAKSPEDSIDYAVMEKTETAYMVPIQSGWSDVGSWSALFEVTPKDENGNVVRGDVISRGDSNCYLRAESRLLVTSGLEDHVVVETADSVLVAHKNQAQGIKGLVNQLKSEGRDEHQVHRRVYRPWGAYEQIALSKRSQVKRLFIKPGACLSLQMHHHRAEHWVVVQGTAQVTRDGEIFLLTEDQSTYLPVGCYHRIENPGVIPLELIEVQTGGYLGEDDIVRFEDSYGRG; encoded by the coding sequence ATGAATACTAAGGAAGTTCACTCTATTGTCCCAGTTCTCCTTTCCGGAGGTTCGGGCACTCGTCTTTGGCCCCTTTCTAGGTCCCAATTCCCCAAGCAGTTTCTGCCCCTCGCCGGCGAGCGGACCATGCTCCAGGAAACCATGGAGCGGGTGGCAGGGGTCGCGGGTATTTCAGCCCCTATCCCGGTTTGCAATGAGGCCCATCGGTTCCTGGTTGCCGACCAGCTCCGGGAAATGGGTTGGGGAGACAATCCCATATTGCTGGAGCCGGAAGGGAAAAACACGGCCCCCGCCATTGCTTTGGCCGCTTTGGAAGCAGAGCGGTTAGACTCGTCAATTCTACTATTGGTGCTGCCTGCCGACCATGTCGTCGATGAGCCGGAATTCCTCCAAGAAGCTATTACGGTAGGGAGGGAGCCCGCTGAACAAGGTTCCCTGGTTACCTTCGGGATTGTACCGAATGCTCCCGAGACAGGTTTTGGTTACATCCGAACTCAGGAATCTCCGGAGGGTCAGCTTGAACCCCTCGCCGTGGCGGAGTTTGTGGAAAAGCCTGACCGGGGGCGGGCCGAGACCTTCGTCGAATCTGGGGACTATTTTTGGAACAGTGGCATGTTCCTATTCCGGGCAGATACTTATCTTTCCGAGCTAGGCCGTCATGCTCCTGAAATCTTGGGGGCTTGTCGGCAGGCTTTTGAGTCTGCCGAACGGGACATGGACTTCGTGCGGGTAAATGCTGAAGCCTTTGCCAAGTCCCCGGAGGATTCCATTGACTATGCCGTTATGGAGAAAACCGAAACGGCCTATATGGTACCCATCCAATCGGGCTGGAGCGACGTTGGGTCTTGGTCAGCCCTTTTTGAAGTGACTCCAAAGGATGAAAACGGCAATGTGGTCCGCGGGGATGTGATTTCCCGGGGTGACAGCAACTGCTACCTGCGGGCGGAAAGCCGGCTCCTGGTCACCTCTGGTCTGGAGGACCATGTAGTGGTGGAGACCGCTGATTCAGTTTTGGTGGCTCACAAGAATCAGGCGCAGGGGATCAAAGGGCTGGTCAACCAGCTCAAGTCTGAAGGCCGCGATGAGCATCAGGTCCATAGGCGGGTTTATCGTCCTTGGGGGGCTTATGAGCAGATCGCCTTGTCCAAGCGGTCCCAGGTCAAGCGCTTATTCATCAAGCCCGGGGCGTGTCTCTCCCTGCAAATGCACCATCATCGGGCAGAGCATTGGGTAGTTGTGCAGGGAACCGCCCAGGTTACTCGAGACGGGGAAATTTTTCTTTTAACCGAAGACCAATCGACCTATCTTCCGGTTGGGTGCTATCACCGGATTGAGAATCCCGGGGTGATTCCCTT